Proteins encoded together in one Leptidea sinapis chromosome 45, ilLepSina1.1, whole genome shotgun sequence window:
- the LOC126977382 gene encoding tyrosine-protein kinase transmembrane receptor Ror2 encodes MFVVLVIVLASVQSVFMYCGPYNGQICKHYSTGYVWYNSTGGLENENIATGLWKEMISTLKEPCRSKAEKLLCAYAFPKCNNKDGVGYYALPLCYEDCIAVKMQFCFNEWAVIEEQKRRGVFFESRGHFRFPDCEELPKFSGKGSEISCHYTGITEMDYSQITKTCYHGNGRYYQGTVNTTETGLACQAWETQYPQQHTRPPLVFPEVQNATNYCRNAGGEEKKPWCYTMNPNVRWEHCDIPMCANSSDGVDNENGPIVMENYFTPTFVLILSIGGLVGVLGIASIALLCHYVLKNHYSKCNITNRRNLNNVDIDLDKLPSNMAYHTTGAQLNPKLEKLEFPRNNIIYIRDLGQGAFGRVFQAKAPGLVPEEEFTLVAVKMLKDEASHDLQLDFEREACLLADFDHPNIVKLLGVCAVGRPMCLLFEFMGKGDLNEYLRACSTAPNYPPGVENREDMRLLATPLSHLDLLHISRQIASGMVYLSDRKFVHRDLATRNCLINDDMVVKIADFGLSHKIYLQDYYKGDEHDAIPVRWMPLESILYNKYTLESDVWAYGVCLWEIFSFALQPYFGMTHEEVVRFLKDGNVLACPDNTPRCVYDLMKQCWNHHPSDRPNFRVIYQTIDNIQVILERSHSE; translated from the coding sequence atgtttGTGGTACTTGTAATAGTACTGGCATCGGTTCAGTCTGTGTTTATGTATTGTGGCCCTTATAATGGTcaaatatgtaagcattattcaaCTGGATACGTCTGGTATAATAGTACGGGTGGACTCGAAAATGAAAATATCGCCACGGGGCTTTGGAAAGAAATGATATCAACACTTAAAGAACCGTGCAGAAGTAAAGCAGAAAAACTACTTTGTGCTTACGCCTTtccaaaatgtaataataaggATGGGGTTGGCTACTATGCCTTACCTCTGTGTTATGAAGATTGCATTGCAGTGAAGATGCAGTTTTGTTTTAATGAATGGGCTGTTATCGAAGAGCAGAAACGACGTGGTGTTTTTTTCGAATCTCGAGGTCATTTCCGGTTTCCCGATTGCGAAGAGTTACCGAAATTTTCTGGGAAAGGCTCTGAAATCTCTTGTCACTATACAGGTATCACTGAAATGGATTATAGTCAAATTACAAAAACATGTTATCATGGTAATGGGAGATATTATCAAGGGACAGTGAATACAACTGAAACTGGTCTTGCTTGTCAAGCTTGGGAAACACAGTATCCACAACAGCATACAAGACCACCTCTAGTATTTCCAGAAGTACAGAATGCTACCAACTACTGCAGAAACGCTGGTGGTGAAGAGAAAAAGCCTTGGTGTTACACAATGAACCCCAATGTTAGATGGGAGCACTGTGATATTCCAATGTGTGCCAATTCTAGTGATGGTGttgataatgaaaatggtccCATAGTTATGGAAAACTATTTCACTCCTACTTTTGTATTGATTTTATCAATTGGAGGTCTTGTGGGTGTTTTGGGTATTGCCTCCATTGCTTTGCTCTGTCACTATGTATTAAAGAATCACTACTCTAaatgtaatattacaaataggagaaatttaaataatgtgGATATTGATTTGGACAAGCTTCCTAGCAATATGGCATACCACACAACTGGAGCCCAGCTGAATCCAAAGTTGGAAAAGTTAGAGTTTCcgagaaataatataatatacattcggGATCTTGGACAAGGTGCATTTGGTAGAGTGTTTCAGGCAAAAGCACCAGGCTTAGTGCCAGAAGAAGAATTTACTTTAGTTGCAGTCAAAATGCTTAAAGATGAGGCTTCCCATGATCTCCAATTAGATTTTGAAAGAGAGGCATGTTTATTGGCTGATTTTGATCATCCTAACATTGTAAAATTATTGGGTGTATGTGCTGTTGGAAGACCAATGTGTTTACTGTTTGAATTTATGGGAAAAGGAGATCTAAATGAATACCTCAGAGCCTGCAGTACAGCACCAAATTATCCACCTGGTGTTGAGAACCGAGAAGACATGAGACTTCTAGCAACTCCACTAAGCCATTTAGATCTGCTACATATATCAAGGCAAATTGCATCAGGAATGGTGTATCTGTCAGATAGAAAGTTTGTACATCGGGATCTGGCTACAAGAAATTGTCTCATCAATGATGATATGGTAGTGAAAATTGCTGATTTTGGTCTATCCCATAAAATCTATTTACAAGATTATTATAAAGGGGATGAACATGATGCCATCCCTGTACGGTGGATGCCACTTGAGagcatattatacaataaatataccCTTGAATCAGATGTGTGGGCATATGGAGTGTGCTTATGGGAAATATTCTCTTTTGCTTTGCAGCCATATTTTGGTATGACCCACGAGGAAGTAGTTAGGTTCTTAAAAGATGGCAATGTTCTTGCTTGTCCTGACAATACACCTAGATGTGTTTACGACTTGATGAAACAATGCTGGAATCATCATCCCAGTGATCGTCCAAACTTTAGAGTGATCTATCAAACTATAGATAATATTCAAGTGATATTAGAAAGAAGTCATTCGGAgtga
- the LOC126977355 gene encoding beta-1,3-glucan-binding protein-like — translation MSQSKHSCETLGNKVELILLVIYSRFQVILAGVVALAAVTSACTPSVTTVSGSHAPITVCSGALIFADDFEYFDLEKWQHENTLAGGGNWEFQYYSNNRTNSFTNNGILYIRPSLTSDQFGEGFLSSGRLNVEGGAPADRCTNPQWYGCERQGSPSNIINPIKSARLRTVNSFSFRYGRLEVRAKMPAGDWLWPAIWLMPAHNVYGTWPSSGEIDLVESRGNRNMFMNGLHIGTQEAGSTLHYGPYPELNGWERAHWIRRNTNGYDRAFHRYQLEWTPDFLRFSIDDLEIGRVTPGNGGFWDFGGFSQNRNILNPWRFGTKMAPFDEKFYIIMNLAVGGTNGFFPDGIANPTPKPWWNGSPTAATDFWNGRNFWLPTWNLNVNDGQDASLQVDYVRVWAL, via the exons atgt cacagagcAAACACAGTTGTGAAACTCTTGGTAATAAGGTTGAACTAATACTGCTGGTGATTTATTCCAGATTCCAGGTTATACTGGCAGGGGTGGTGGCATTAGCTGCGGTGACGTCAGCATGCACACCCAGCGTTACCACCGTGAGCGGTTCTCATGCACCCATCACCGTGTGCTCCGGGGCACTGATATTCGCTGACGACTTTGAGTATTTCGATCTAGAGAAATGGCAGCACGAAAACACATTAGCTGGAGGCGGT AACTGGGAGTTCCAGTACTACAGCAACAACAGAACCAATTCGTTCACAAACAACGGAATTCTATACATTCGTCCGTCGCTGACATCAGATCAGTTTGGTGAAGGTTTTCTGTCCAGCGGTCGTCTGAATGTGGAAGGAGGGGCTCCTGCCGATAG ATGCACAAATCCTCAATGGTATGGATGCGAACGTCAAGGCTCACCATCGAATATAATAAATCCTATAAAAAGTGCACGACTTCGTACCGTAAACTCCTTCAGCTTCCGCTACGGACGATTGGAAGTACGCGCCAAAATGCCTGCTGGTGATTGGCTGTGGCCAG CAATATGGCTCATGCCAGCGCACAACGTATATGGCACATGGCCTTCATCTGGAGAAATAGACTTGGTAGAGTCCCGTGGTAACAGGAACATGTTCATGAATGGATTGCACATTGGTACCCAAGAAGCGGGCTCTACCCTTCACTATGGCCCTTATCCAGAACTGAATGGATGGGAGCGTGCACACTGGATCAGAAGAAACACCAATGGATATGACAGAGCCTTCCATCGCTACCAACTCGAATGGACACCTG ATTTTCTAAGGTTCAGTATAGATGACCTGGAAATAGGACGTGTGACGCCTGGTAACGGTGGATTCTGGGATTTTGGTGGATTTAGCCAAAACAGAAACATTTTGAACCCGTGGAGATTTGGTACAAAAATGGCACCCTTTGATGAGAAG ttttatattattatgaatctgGCCGTTGGAGGGACAAATGGATTCTTCCCTGACGGTATCGCAAACCCCACCCCTAAGCCTTGGTGGAACGGATCTCCAACA GCTGCAACTGACTTCTGGAACGGCCGCAACTTTTGGCTTCCCACCTGGAACCTCAACGTTAACGATGGACAAGATGCTTCCTTACAAGTAGATTATGTGCGGGTTTGggcattgtaa
- the LOC126977417 gene encoding rab-like protein 3 gives MAAIEKVKVVVLGDSGVGKTSLTYLIAHNKPLLSPGWTVGCSLEVKLHRYKEGTQAQNTFFVELWDVGGSNNHRNTRNVFYQPTHGIVLVHDLTNRKSQVNLQKWLSEILNQDISNPTFQHVDVDPEQFLGSTQIPILVIGTKFDLAEEKQRKNQYRRLASSIAEQCGADEIFVNCFQPRSLAPGTSNSVKLTRFFDKVIERRYYSGISPFTDKRRPIPPYLMAASTPLSKKKPENYMSPRFYHMD, from the exons ATGGCTGCTATTGAGAAAGTTAAAGTTGTTGTCCTTGGCGATTCTG GTGTTGGAAAGACATCTCTTACATATTTAATTGCTCACAATAAACCCCTACTTTCACCTGGATGGACAGTGGGGTGTTCTCTAGAAGTTAAATTGCACAGATACAAAGAAGGAACTCAAGCTCAGAACACATTTTTTGTTGAACTATGGGATGTTGGTGGATCAAACAATCACAGAAACacaagaaatgtattttatcagCCCACACATG GTATAGTCCTAGTACATGATTTAACAAACAGAAAAAGCCAAGTAAATCTTCAAAAATGGTTGTCAGAGATATTGAATCAAGACATTTCAAACCCCACATTCCAGCATGTTGATGTTGATCCAGAACAGTTCTTGGGTTCCACTCAG ataCCAATACTAGTCATTGGGACGAAGTTTGATTTAGCTGAagaaaaacaaaggaaaaatcAGTATAGGAGGCTTGCAAGTAGCATTGCAGAGCAATGCGGAGCTGATGAAATATTTGTCAATTGCTTTCAGCCTAG atCTTTGGCACCGGGTACAAGTAACTCTGTCAAGCTAACAAGATTTTTTGACAAG GTGATTGAGCGAAGGTATTATTCGGGAATTAGTCCGTTTACAGACAAAAGGCGTCCTATACCACCGTACCTAATGGCTGCATCCACACCTCTGTCAAAGAAGAAACCAGAAAACTATATGAGTCCCCGGTTCTATCATATGGATTAA